In a genomic window of Quercus lobata isolate SW786 chromosome 4, ValleyOak3.0 Primary Assembly, whole genome shotgun sequence:
- the LOC115985193 gene encoding uncharacterized protein LOC115985193: MAREALLEYNQLQPTHEKLPRIARSIRCRPPPVGLLKVNFDGAFFAEENIAGLGIIIYNESRLVMAALTQQILLPASIEMVEVLTTRQALWFAKELGFHSLIFEGDSKIIINSINGNKMAQPEFGHILQDIKFLSSFFSCISFHHIRRQGNYLAHKLARRAVPNPLDVWMESVSPDTIDVYNFDLQFIT; the protein is encoded by the coding sequence ATGGCTCGTGAGGCGCTCCTGGAATACAATCAACTTCAGCCGACTCATGAGAAGCTCCCACGAATAGCTAGATCCATAAGGTGTCGTCCTCCACCGGTAGGTCTGCTCAAAGTTAATTTTGATGGGGCCTTTTTTGCTGAAGAAAACATTGCTGGTCTAGGTATTATAATCTATAATGAAAGTAGATTGGTTATGGCTGCTCTAACACAACAGATTCTGCTGCCTGCTTCGATAGAGATGGTGGAAGTGCTAACAACGCGCCAAGCTCTATGGTTTGCAAAGGAGTTGGGTTTTCACAGCTTGATATTTGAAGGTGactcaaaaattattattaactcCATCAATGGCAACAAAATGGCGCAACCTGAGTTTGGGCATATTTTACAAGACATTAAGtttctatcttctttttttagttgTATTTCTTTTCACCATATTAGGAGGCAAGGTAACTATCTGGCCCATAAACTTGCCAGAAGAGCCGTGCCTAATCCGTTGGATGTTTGGATGGAGTCTGTTTCTCCGGACACGATTGATGTCTACAATTTTGACCTTCAGTTCATTACTTAA
- the LOC115987929 gene encoding bark storage protein A-like translates to MYRKVHAAVSFTRTLTMAAKLVNRKCLLLIQVLVSFLFLVIVPAAFALPLKRLKSLTVIKEVNREGPYLGLLTVSTSEDSAFFATGAFQPHKTHPIIDLSGRRFRVGKIHDKKVLYVRCGVGRVNAAAATQQMLDLFDVKGIIHFGVSGNVNDSLSIGDVIAKQFGHTGIWDWLNLNGTSNLDHVAELNVASYNVPKGKGNLLGLVGYGEEEFYSEFGKPNIAQLLLWVQASKHWLQLAANLMGMELKQCVNSSLCLPRKPKLVVGLRGATSNTFVDNAAYRNFLVRTFGVSSTDMESSAVVMTTLSNGFPVIALRGLSDLAGKQSGENAYTKFGSLAAFNAAKAVVQFIKILQ, encoded by the exons ATGTATAGGAAAGTACATGCAGCAGTCTCTTTCACCAGAACCTTAACCATGGCTGCAAAACTAGTTAATAGAAAATGTTTACTGCTAATTCAAGTTTTAGTTTCGTTTCTGTTTCTGGTCATTGTTCCTGCTGCATTTGCTTTACCACTAAAAAGGTTGAAATCTCTGACAGTAATCAAGGAAGTAAACCGCGAAGGGCCTTATTTAGGTCTCCTCACAGTGTCTACATCTGAAGACTCTGCTTTTTTTGCTACTGGGGCTTTTCAGCCTCACAAGACTCATCCAATTATAGATTTGTCag GCCGAAGATTCCGGGTGGGAAAGATCCATGATAAGAAAGTCCTCTACGTGAGATGCGGAGTTGGAAGG GTAAATGCTGCTGCAGCAACACAACAAATGCTGGACTTGTTTGACGTAAAGGGCATAATCCATTTTGGAGTTTCTGGGAATGTAAATGATTCTTTGTCCATTGGAGATGTCATTGCCAAACAATTTGGTCACACTGGCATTTGGGACTGGCTG AACCTCAATGGAACATCGAACCTTGACCATGTTGCTGAATTGAATGTTGCAAGCTACAATGTACCAAAAGGTAAAGGAAATTTGTTGGGACTTGTTGGATATGGTGAGGAGGAATTCTACTCTGAGTTTGGGAAGCCTAATATAGCTCAGTTGCTGTTGTGGGTACAAGCAAGTAAGCATTG GCTTCAACTTGCTGCCAACTTGATG GGGATGGAACTGAAACAATGTGTGAATTCAAGCTTGTGCCTCCCACGAAAGCCAAAGCTGGTAGTTGGGTTGAGGGGAGCAACATCCAACACTTTTGTGGACAATGCAGCTTACAGAAACTTTCTAGTTAGGACTTTTGGTGTTTCATCCACAGATATGGAGAGTTCAGCTGTAGTTATG ACAACCTTGTCCAATGGCTTCCCAGTGATAGCATTACGAGGGCTATCAGACTTAGCTGGAAAACAATCAGGGGAGAATGCATACACTAAATTCGGATCCCTTGCAgcatttaatgctgccaaaGCTGTTGTTCAGTTTATCAAGATATTACAATGA